Proteins encoded within one genomic window of Kibdelosporangium phytohabitans:
- a CDS encoding very short patch repair endonuclease — MRQTKRSGTKPELALRSALHRRGLRFLVDCAPRGTNRRRRVDILLRGARIAVFVDGCFWHSCPVHAHLPTANRRWWRLKLRGVVLRDRDTDVQLSRAGWLVVRVWEHEDPDVAADRIRNLASERANL, encoded by the coding sequence ATGCGGCAAACGAAGCGGAGCGGTACTAAACCTGAGTTGGCGCTTCGAAGCGCGCTTCATCGCCGAGGACTGCGATTTCTAGTCGACTGCGCACCGCGCGGCACGAACCGACGGCGACGTGTGGACATCCTGCTCCGTGGAGCACGCATCGCAGTATTCGTCGATGGTTGCTTTTGGCACTCATGCCCAGTTCACGCGCACCTTCCAACAGCCAACCGCAGATGGTGGCGGTTGAAGCTCCGTGGCGTCGTTCTTCGCGATCGAGACACAGACGTACAACTCAGTCGAGCTGGCTGGTTGGTTGTGAGGGTGTGGGAACACGAGGATCCGGATGTTGCTGCTGACCGCATCCGTAATCTGGCTTCAGAACGGGCGAACCTTTGA
- a CDS encoding recombinase family protein yields the protein MVVGEFERAFAAGQFDDVANLLAAHGVGVWLPEAGGPVEVGSVMHRALMTLLGAQSQREVVRARQRTMTAMRRQVVEQGRYLGGRAPYGYKLVDAGPHPNRVHARWGRRLRKFAPDPTTARNVRWMFAQRVAGRSAASIARELTGRRVQTPSGRHGAAGEWSERTVIEILRNPRYTGRQVWNRTSTDRSQRAAGADRFAQDRNGMGKWVVSAVVAHPALVSEEDFVAAQSARVVRTGVDGNVHIYRYVGLLQCGECGRRMDAHRVHGRPGYRCRHGHRSSRTRPADAPSNLYRREDQLTVAIVDRLSRQGCRIGGDLDEIEAFLRARRAIVICHRDEVNISLRRCGRRVAATNLTAGCGRRRGRRHNPRAESKPHGQVPS from the coding sequence GTGGTGGTGGGTGAGTTTGAGCGCGCGTTCGCGGCGGGGCAGTTTGATGACGTGGCGAATCTGCTTGCGGCGCATGGTGTTGGTGTGTGGTTACCGGAGGCGGGCGGCCCGGTGGAGGTGGGCAGTGTGATGCATCGGGCGTTGATGACGTTGTTGGGCGCGCAGTCGCAGCGGGAGGTGGTGCGGGCTCGGCAGCGCACGATGACGGCGATGCGTCGCCAGGTGGTGGAGCAGGGCCGGTATCTGGGTGGTCGTGCACCGTATGGGTACAAGTTGGTCGACGCAGGTCCACATCCGAATCGAGTGCATGCGCGATGGGGACGGCGATTGCGGAAGTTCGCTCCTGATCCGACGACGGCGCGGAATGTGCGCTGGATGTTCGCGCAGCGGGTGGCGGGTAGGAGTGCGGCGAGTATCGCTCGCGAGTTGACTGGGCGCCGTGTGCAGACTCCATCCGGCCGCCATGGTGCAGCGGGGGAGTGGTCGGAGCGCACGGTGATCGAGATCTTACGGAACCCGCGGTACACCGGTCGGCAGGTGTGGAATCGTACGTCGACCGACCGCAGCCAACGCGCGGCAGGTGCGGATCGTTTCGCGCAGGACAGGAACGGCATGGGGAAGTGGGTGGTCTCTGCTGTGGTGGCGCATCCGGCTTTGGTGTCGGAAGAGGACTTCGTCGCGGCGCAGTCGGCACGGGTCGTGCGAACAGGGGTGGATGGCAACGTTCACATCTATCGGTACGTTGGATTGCTCCAGTGTGGAGAGTGCGGCCGGCGCATGGATGCACATCGAGTGCATGGTCGACCGGGCTACCGTTGTCGGCATGGTCACCGAAGTAGTCGCACGCGACCTGCCGACGCGCCGAGCAATCTGTATCGCCGTGAGGATCAGCTGACGGTGGCGATCGTGGATCGGCTCAGCCGTCAGGGGTGCCGGATCGGTGGGGACCTGGATGAGATCGAGGCCTTCCTTCGCGCACGCAGAGCGATCGTGATCTGCCACAGGGATGAGGTGAATATCAGCCTGCGTCGCTGCGGTCGACGAGTTGCGGCGACGAACCTAACCGCTGGCTGTGGTCGCCGACGCGGGCGCCGTCACAACCCTAGGGCAGAAAGCAAACCCCACGGTCAGGTTCCTTCGTGA
- a CDS encoding YbaB/EbfC family nucleoid-associated protein: protein MDVPPSRLGFRRLTPRRELGDMNDTILDPDGARERLAAWKGRIDKLAADTQAMSARLQEVRVTVQDPAGLAVVTIDSTGALVDLRLTDRVQRTTPDAVAKVIMETLGAARSELAERSQEIIADTVGVASPVGQAIVQNMAPQQHGGQAPERSGDDDDGFDVQSMLRR from the coding sequence ATGGATGTCCCGCCGTCTAGACTCGGCTTCCGACGACTGACGCCACGACGCGAGCTGGGGGACATGAACGACACCATCCTCGATCCGGACGGTGCCCGTGAGCGGCTGGCTGCCTGGAAGGGCCGGATCGACAAGCTGGCCGCCGACACCCAGGCGATGAGTGCCCGGCTGCAAGAAGTGCGGGTCACCGTGCAGGATCCGGCGGGGCTGGCTGTGGTCACGATCGACTCGACGGGTGCGTTGGTCGATCTGCGGCTGACCGACCGGGTCCAGCGAACGACGCCGGACGCGGTCGCCAAGGTGATCATGGAGACTCTCGGTGCGGCGAGGAGCGAGCTGGCCGAGCGGTCCCAGGAAATCATCGCCGACACCGTCGGTGTTGCCTCGCCTGTAGGACAGGCAATCGTCCAGAACATGGCGCCACAGCAGCATGGCGGGCAGGCGCCGGAGCGCTCCGGCGATGACGATGACGGCTTTGACGTCCAGTCCATGCTCAGGCGTTGA
- a CDS encoding type VII secretion target, giving the protein MGDDRFHVDVAQLRAHADNIDAIRERFGAVKSASAHIAQDDQAYGLLCGWISGVLESKHAKQDELVAYLEETLDLVATRLRLSASHYETVEGSNTDKIRSAGEGVPT; this is encoded by the coding sequence GTGGGTGACGACAGGTTTCATGTCGACGTCGCGCAGTTACGAGCCCACGCCGACAACATCGACGCCATCCGGGAACGGTTCGGCGCCGTGAAGTCCGCGAGCGCTCACATCGCGCAGGACGACCAGGCGTATGGCCTGTTGTGCGGGTGGATCTCCGGTGTGTTGGAGAGTAAGCACGCCAAGCAGGACGAGCTGGTCGCCTACCTGGAAGAGACACTCGACCTGGTCGCGACCAGACTGCGCCTCAGCGCGTCACACTACGAGACGGTCGAAGGCTCGAACACCGACAAGATCCGCTCGGCGGGTGAAGGGGTGCCGACGTGA
- a CDS encoding WXG100 family type VII secretion target gives MNDGLIAPVQSSREAWTGSGLADSIEGLADAIKTEGWVDDALSGASLGLEVASTVMDPISALLANGLGWAMEYFEPLREVLDELTGMPDVVRSHAATWNNMADELYRMSADLDKQVKEDMPEWRGGAADAYRGLMANNVEAIGGLAALSAAMAAATEGAGGLVEMTREIVRDLIADLVARVIVWAVEAIFVVTIPVIAAQIAAAVVKWAGRILTYTMGLINSLTNLTKLLNG, from the coding sequence GTGAACGACGGGCTGATCGCCCCGGTCCAGTCCTCCCGGGAAGCGTGGACCGGATCCGGTCTCGCGGACAGCATCGAGGGCCTCGCCGACGCGATCAAGACCGAGGGCTGGGTCGACGACGCCCTGTCCGGCGCCTCGCTCGGCCTCGAGGTCGCGTCGACGGTGATGGACCCGATCAGCGCGTTGCTGGCCAACGGCCTCGGCTGGGCCATGGAGTACTTCGAGCCGCTGCGCGAGGTCCTCGACGAGCTGACCGGCATGCCGGACGTGGTCAGGTCCCACGCGGCGACGTGGAACAACATGGCGGACGAGCTGTACCGGATGAGCGCCGACCTCGACAAGCAGGTCAAGGAGGACATGCCCGAATGGCGCGGCGGCGCCGCGGACGCCTATCGAGGTCTGATGGCCAACAACGTCGAGGCGATCGGCGGGCTGGCCGCGCTCTCGGCGGCGATGGCAGCGGCCACCGAGGGCGCGGGCGGACTGGTGGAGATGACCCGCGAAATCGTCCGCGATCTGATCGCGGACCTGGTCGCCAGGGTGATCGTGTGGGCGGTTGAGGCGATCTTCGTGGTGACGATCCCGGTAATCGCAGCGCAGATCGCCGCCGCGGTGGTCAAATGGGCTGGACGCATCCTCACCTACACGATGGGTCTGATCAACAGCCTGACCAA